One window of the Posidoniimonas polymericola genome contains the following:
- a CDS encoding UbiX family flavin prenyltransferase encodes MTDQLPIILGVTGASGAVYTVRLLEVLLAVGRDVHLAVSPSGAAVVKQELGFDLDLNKLTAADLSPERTPLLADRAEIADPADKPGVLHYHHYQDFMAPIASGSFLSGGMAICPTSGTTLSAIAAGAAGNLIQRAAEVQLKEHRKLVLVPREAPISLTHIDNMRKATEAGAVVLPAAPGWYHGVETMADLVDFVVARICDQLGVRNALIKRWGEE; translated from the coding sequence ATGACCGACCAACTCCCAATCATCCTCGGCGTGACCGGCGCCAGCGGCGCGGTGTACACGGTGCGGCTGCTCGAGGTGCTGCTCGCCGTCGGCCGCGACGTGCACCTGGCGGTCAGCCCGTCGGGCGCGGCGGTAGTGAAGCAGGAGCTCGGCTTCGACCTCGACCTGAACAAGCTAACGGCGGCCGACCTGTCGCCCGAGCGCACGCCGCTCTTGGCCGATCGGGCCGAGATCGCCGACCCGGCCGACAAGCCGGGCGTGCTGCACTACCACCACTACCAGGACTTCATGGCCCCGATCGCCAGCGGCTCGTTCCTGAGTGGCGGCATGGCGATCTGCCCCACCAGCGGCACGACACTCAGCGCCATCGCCGCCGGCGCGGCTGGCAACCTGATCCAGCGCGCCGCCGAGGTGCAGCTCAAGGAGCACCGCAAGCTGGTCCTCGTGCCCCGCGAGGCGCCGATCTCGCTGACGCACATCGACAACATGCGCAAGGCGACCGAGGCCGGCGCGGTCGTGCTGCCGGCCGCCCCCGGCTGGTACCACGGCGTCGAAACGATGGCCGACCTGGTCGACTTCGTCGTCGCGCGGATCTGTGACCAGCTCGGGGTGCGTAATGCCTTGATCAAGCGTTGGGGAGAAGAATAA
- the ubiE gene encoding bifunctional demethylmenaquinone methyltransferase/2-methoxy-6-polyprenyl-1,4-benzoquinol methylase UbiE, with translation MTEAVAPGDGVDKSNDRVRRMFGEIAPRYDLLNHLLSLNIDRYWRRRTVRLVPPSGEAPVLDLCTGTGDLALAYDRAAGGRLPVTGSDFCPEMLAIARKKGEALGVNDHVEWVEADAQNLPFASDAYQIVSVAFGLRNVADTDQGLREMTRVCQPGGKVAVLEFTTPRRQPLRGMYGWYFRNVLPRIGQALARNNSAAYEYLPQSVGQFCEYEQLVERMESAGLSGVKFYPMTFGVATLYVGTKPST, from the coding sequence ATGACAGAAGCCGTCGCCCCAGGCGACGGCGTGGACAAGTCGAACGACCGCGTGCGGCGGATGTTCGGTGAAATCGCGCCGCGATACGACCTGCTCAACCACCTGCTCTCGCTCAACATCGACCGCTACTGGCGGCGGCGAACCGTGCGCCTGGTCCCCCCAAGTGGGGAGGCGCCGGTCCTCGACCTCTGCACCGGCACCGGCGACCTGGCCCTCGCCTACGACCGCGCCGCGGGGGGCCGCCTGCCGGTCACCGGTTCGGACTTCTGCCCCGAGATGCTCGCCATCGCCCGTAAGAAGGGCGAGGCCCTCGGCGTCAACGACCACGTCGAGTGGGTCGAGGCCGACGCGCAAAACCTGCCTTTCGCATCCGACGCGTACCAGATCGTCAGCGTCGCGTTTGGCCTGCGGAACGTCGCGGACACGGACCAGGGGCTCCGCGAGATGACGCGGGTCTGCCAGCCCGGCGGCAAGGTGGCAGTGCTCGAGTTCACCACGCCCCGCCGCCAACCGCTCCGCGGGATGTACGGCTGGTACTTCCGCAACGTGCTGCCGCGGATCGGCCAGGCGCTGGCGCGCAACAACAGCGCCGCGTACGAGTACCTGCCGCAGAGCGTCGGCCAGTTTTGCGAGTACGAGCAGCTGGTCGAGCGGATGGAGTCGGCCGGCCTGAGCGGCGTGAAGTTCTACCCAATGACGTTCGGCGTCGCCACGCTGTACGTCGGCACGAAGCCCTCTACCTAA
- a CDS encoding 2-phosphosulfolactate phosphatase produces MTALPDLSVHYLPQFVAEHDFVGGTVVVIDLLRASTTICHALAAGAREVTPFVEVDDLRRAAEGQDRCGLLLGGERGGERIDGFDLGNSPRDYTAEVVFDKRILFTTSNGTRALHHARLAAKVVVGCLANLSALVESLSHDVDLHLLCAGTNGHVSREDILAAGAIAYEVTNNDRPARRLNDAAESARGEWQELLNTARSAGRNADEQLAVDLRDTPHGKTLVNLGFESDLALCATRDSAAVVPSYDARSGKVRAV; encoded by the coding sequence ATGACGGCGCTCCCCGATCTCTCGGTGCACTACCTGCCGCAGTTTGTCGCCGAGCACGACTTTGTCGGCGGCACGGTGGTAGTGATCGACCTGCTGCGGGCCTCCACGACGATCTGCCACGCCCTGGCGGCCGGGGCCCGCGAGGTGACCCCGTTTGTCGAGGTCGACGACCTCCGCCGGGCGGCAGAGGGCCAGGACCGCTGCGGCCTGCTGCTGGGGGGCGAACGCGGCGGCGAGCGGATCGACGGCTTCGACCTGGGGAACTCTCCGCGGGACTATACGGCCGAGGTCGTGTTCGACAAGCGGATCCTGTTCACCACTAGCAACGGCACCCGGGCGCTGCACCACGCCCGCCTGGCCGCCAAGGTAGTGGTCGGCTGCCTGGCGAACCTGTCGGCGCTGGTCGAATCGCTCTCGCACGACGTCGACCTGCACCTCTTGTGTGCGGGCACCAACGGGCATGTCTCGCGGGAGGACATCCTGGCCGCCGGCGCTATCGCCTACGAGGTGACCAACAACGACCGCCCGGCCCGGCGTCTGAACGACGCCGCCGAGTCGGCCCGCGGCGAGTGGCAGGAGCTGCTGAACACGGCCCGCTCGGCCGGCCGCAACGCCGACGAGCAGCTAGCGGTCGACCTCCGCGACACGCCGCACGGCAAGACGCTGGTGAACCTTGGCTTCGAGTCCGACCTGGCGCTGTGCGCCACGCGTGACTCGGCGGCGGTGGTTCCCTCGTACGATGCGCGGTCGGGGAAGGTCCGGGCAGTCTGA
- a CDS encoding DUF2617 family protein codes for MLSTRPKIAELTFQLYGRTLHPELFQTYKSRTVKRGKPGSKPADGSGSGSASEPGGGYEAKLSITSAGHAIEWRYDGLVLTEIATSAQDLLPERRRLMCHSLRGEQNDQVECRGGVTYRVNFSLESVDAKAFYTFQNEIMLAGAKEGMLHQFDSSGRFGLGALSYVNVQSRDRSMLVQALHTFPDDYAIVKTQSVFKLP; via the coding sequence GTGCTATCAACACGGCCCAAGATTGCAGAGCTCACCTTCCAACTTTACGGGAGGACTCTGCACCCCGAACTCTTCCAGACCTACAAGAGCCGCACGGTTAAGCGGGGCAAACCAGGTAGCAAGCCGGCCGATGGGTCCGGCAGTGGCTCGGCCAGTGAGCCGGGCGGCGGCTACGAGGCGAAGCTCTCGATCACCAGCGCCGGCCACGCGATCGAGTGGCGCTACGACGGCCTGGTTCTGACCGAGATCGCCACCTCGGCACAGGACCTGCTGCCCGAACGCCGGCGGCTGATGTGCCACTCGCTCCGCGGCGAGCAGAACGACCAGGTCGAGTGCCGCGGCGGCGTGACCTACCGCGTCAACTTCTCGCTCGAGTCGGTCGACGCCAAGGCCTTCTACACCTTCCAAAACGAGATCATGCTGGCCGGCGCCAAAGAAGGCATGCTGCACCAGTTCGACTCCAGCGGCCGGTTCGGCCTCGGCGCGCTGAGCTACGTGAATGTCCAGTCCCGCGACCGCTCGATGCTGGTCCAGGCGCTGCACACCTTCCCCGACGACTACGCCATTGTGAAGACGCAATCGGTGTTCAAGCTGCCGTAG
- a CDS encoding CPBP family glutamic-type intramembrane protease produces MKLDSAAFRRYWNETRRPLVCLLFVAPLLALYEIGVWTFPDAPRNGADVWMRGWLGVLGLGGGLVLPAVIVGVLLAWHHASRQPWKTPRGVLPGMVGESILIGLALRGLGSAFAPLLSMTFSTDLSTAAPGDKHRIAMAAGPVQRFFEQIIEFVGAGIYEETLFRLLLLPALMAMFAYTLPRPRAIALAVAVSSLLFAAAHHVGAYGEPLYLSVFLFRAIAGALFAGIFLYRGFGVAIGAHAVYDILTGAIAW; encoded by the coding sequence GTGAAGCTCGACTCGGCCGCCTTCCGCCGCTACTGGAACGAGACCCGCCGGCCGCTGGTCTGCCTGCTGTTCGTGGCGCCGCTGCTCGCGCTGTACGAGATCGGCGTGTGGACCTTCCCCGACGCGCCGCGCAACGGGGCCGACGTCTGGATGCGGGGCTGGCTCGGCGTGTTGGGACTCGGAGGCGGGCTGGTGCTGCCGGCAGTGATTGTCGGTGTGCTGTTGGCGTGGCACCACGCGTCGCGGCAGCCGTGGAAGACCCCCCGCGGCGTGCTGCCCGGCATGGTGGGCGAGTCGATCCTGATCGGCCTGGCGCTGCGGGGGCTCGGGTCGGCGTTCGCGCCGCTGCTGTCGATGACGTTTTCGACGGATCTCTCCACGGCGGCGCCGGGCGACAAGCACCGCATCGCGATGGCCGCCGGCCCGGTGCAGCGGTTCTTTGAGCAGATCATCGAGTTCGTCGGCGCGGGCATCTACGAGGAGACCCTCTTCCGCCTGCTGCTGCTGCCGGCGTTGATGGCGATGTTCGCGTACACGCTGCCGCGGCCGCGGGCGATCGCGTTGGCGGTGGCGGTGTCGAGCCTGCTGTTCGCGGCGGCGCACCACGTCGGCGCGTATGGCGAGCCGCTCTACCTGTCGGTGTTCTTGTTCCGCGCGATCGCCGGCGCGTTGTTCGCGGGCATCTTCCTGTACCGCGGCTTCGGCGTTGCGATCGGCGCGCACGCGGTGTACGACATCCTCACCGGCGCGATCGCCTGGTGA
- the aroC gene encoding chorismate synthase, producing MFLTNPLNPLPYPAMLRYWTAGESHGQTLIALVDGFPAGVKIDPEPINNELRRRQGGYGRGGRQRIETDQVQVRTGIWKGESLGSPIVLEVPNRDYKLERLEDLPRPRPGHADLTGSIKHLGGIRPILERSSARETAVRVAAGGLAKQLLSQFGIEVVGYVVELGGEKIDPVTGPIDKLRELRDSSIIYSLNPAQDAAFKTLIDKTRKAGDTLGGIMEVRVEGLPFGLGTHAQWDRKLDGRLAQAVMAVQAIKGVEIGLGFEAARLPGSEVHDPIEYDPAQRDTPNLGFTRPRNNAGGLEGGMTNGQPLVIRAAKKPISTLAKPLGSVNLETKEPQEASYERSDVCAVSAASVIVENVVAFEIAVALVDKFGGDSLREMQARYDLFLQMAREQ from the coding sequence ATGTTTCTCACCAACCCGCTGAACCCGCTCCCCTACCCTGCAATGCTACGCTACTGGACCGCCGGCGAATCCCACGGGCAGACGCTCATTGCGCTAGTCGATGGCTTCCCCGCTGGGGTGAAGATCGACCCCGAGCCGATCAACAACGAGCTCCGCCGCCGCCAAGGGGGCTACGGGCGTGGCGGGCGGCAGCGGATCGAGACCGACCAGGTGCAGGTCCGCACCGGCATCTGGAAGGGCGAGTCGCTCGGCTCGCCGATCGTGCTCGAGGTCCCCAACCGCGACTACAAGCTCGAGCGGCTCGAGGACCTGCCCCGCCCCCGGCCGGGACACGCCGACCTGACCGGAAGCATCAAGCACCTGGGCGGCATCCGGCCGATCCTCGAGCGCTCGTCGGCCCGCGAGACCGCGGTCCGCGTCGCCGCGGGCGGTTTGGCAAAGCAGCTGCTCTCGCAGTTCGGCATCGAGGTGGTTGGCTACGTCGTCGAACTCGGCGGCGAGAAGATCGACCCGGTGACCGGCCCGATCGACAAGCTCCGCGAGCTGCGCGACAGCAGCATCATCTACTCGCTCAACCCGGCGCAGGACGCCGCCTTCAAGACCCTCATCGACAAGACCCGCAAGGCGGGTGACACGCTCGGCGGCATCATGGAGGTCCGCGTCGAGGGTCTGCCGTTCGGCCTGGGGACCCACGCGCAGTGGGACCGCAAGCTCGACGGCCGCCTCGCGCAGGCGGTGATGGCGGTGCAAGCAATCAAGGGGGTCGAGATCGGCCTGGGCTTCGAGGCGGCCCGGCTGCCCGGCTCCGAGGTGCACGACCCGATCGAGTACGACCCCGCGCAGCGCGACACGCCGAACCTCGGCTTCACCCGGCCGCGGAACAATGCCGGTGGGCTCGAGGGGGGCATGACCAACGGCCAGCCGCTGGTGATCCGCGCCGCCAAGAAGCCGATCAGCACCCTTGCGAAGCCGCTCGGCAGCGTCAATCTTGAGACAAAAGAGCCGCAGGAGGCAAGTTACGAGCGATCCGACGTCTGCGCGGTGTCCGCTGCTAGCGTCATTGTCGAGAATGTGGTTGCCTTCGAGATTGCCGTCGCATTGGTCGATAAATTTGGAGGCGACAGCCTGCGCGAGATGCAGGCCCGCTACGACCTCTTCCTCCAGATGGCTCGCGAGCAGTAG
- a CDS encoding phosphoribosylaminoimidazolesuccinocarboxamide synthase — protein MPADCLLTTDLPHWPVRRGKVRDVYDLGDGDLGNGDLGDRVLLIATDRLSAYDWVLPTGIPDKGRVLTQTSVFWFDRVGIPHHLITADVDQMQLPDDIDRSRLAGRTMLCRKSQVVPFECVVRGYLSGSGWKEYQQSGTVCGVQLPPGLQESDKLPEPIFTPATKADEGHDENVPFERMVADLGTELAEELRRKSLEIYTLGAEYAAERGILIADTKFEFGQQGGQVILIDEVMTPDSSRFWPADQYEPGRGQKSFDKQYVRDWLSSTTWDKNSEPPELPAEVVAGTRAKYIEAYEQLTGEEFE, from the coding sequence ATGCCCGCCGACTGCCTGCTGACCACCGACCTCCCGCACTGGCCCGTCCGACGGGGCAAGGTGCGGGACGTCTATGACCTGGGAGACGGGGACCTTGGAAACGGGGACCTGGGCGACCGCGTGCTGCTGATCGCCACCGACCGCCTCAGCGCCTACGACTGGGTGCTGCCAACTGGCATCCCCGACAAGGGCCGCGTGCTCACCCAGACCAGCGTGTTCTGGTTCGACCGCGTCGGCATCCCGCACCACCTGATCACCGCCGACGTCGACCAGATGCAGCTGCCCGACGATATCGACCGCTCGCGGCTGGCGGGCCGCACGATGCTGTGCCGCAAGTCACAGGTGGTGCCGTTCGAGTGCGTGGTCCGCGGCTACCTGTCGGGCTCCGGCTGGAAGGAGTACCAGCAGTCCGGCACGGTTTGCGGCGTCCAGCTGCCGCCCGGCCTGCAAGAGAGCGACAAGCTGCCCGAGCCGATCTTCACGCCCGCCACCAAGGCCGACGAGGGGCACGACGAGAACGTGCCGTTCGAGCGGATGGTCGCCGACCTCGGCACCGAGCTAGCAGAAGAACTGCGTCGGAAGAGCCTCGAGATCTACACGCTCGGCGCCGAGTACGCCGCCGAGCGTGGCATCCTGATCGCGGACACCAAGTTCGAGTTCGGCCAGCAGGGCGGCCAGGTGATCCTGATCGACGAGGTCATGACCCCCGACTCGAGCCGCTTCTGGCCCGCCGACCAGTACGAGCCGGGGCGCGGCCAGAAGTCGTTCGACAAGCAGTACGTGCGCGACTGGCTGAGCTCGACCACTTGGGACAAGAACAGCGAGCCCCCCGAACTGCCAGCAGAAGTGGTCGCCGGCACGCGGGCCAAGTACATCGAGGCTTATGAGCAGCTGACTGGGGAGGAGTTTGAGTAG
- a CDS encoding glycoside hydrolase family 5 protein translates to MKNRTGLFFSATAVLVLSAGNLAAQFPTPTYGWNLGNTLEPPSGEGSWAPAATQQMINAAADAGFNTIRLPVAWDSHANQSTHQINAAWMTRVKEVVDWCIDADLTVVLNTHWDGGWLENNIGAAVNPTIDAKMASYWTQIATTFADYDERLLFAAANEPNVDNAAQMTTLTHYYQTFVDAVRGQGGANADRWLVVQGPRTDISKTDQLMNTLPTDPTEGRLAIEVHYYDPWQFAGLDQDENWGDMFYFWGEEHRSTTLPGRNATHSQEAHLAAQFQKMNAKFVSQGVPVILGEFSAMNRTGNPDLVGEELELHLAAREAYHKLIVDTANSLGIAPFYWDNGHTGANGSGIFNRVAATVFDQRTVAAVTGGPGLAGDFNADGRVNAADYTLWRDNAGSANDYFAWWGNYGAAAAAPGDASVVPEAHAQAALAVLASVGSVWRMLTTRSAGR, encoded by the coding sequence GTGAAGAATCGCACCGGCCTTTTCTTCTCAGCGACCGCGGTCCTCGTGCTGTCTGCTGGGAACCTCGCGGCGCAGTTCCCGACGCCGACCTACGGCTGGAACCTCGGCAACACGCTCGAGCCCCCGAGTGGCGAGGGGTCGTGGGCCCCGGCCGCGACTCAGCAGATGATCAACGCGGCAGCCGACGCCGGGTTCAACACCATCCGCCTGCCGGTGGCGTGGGACAGCCACGCCAACCAATCAACCCACCAGATCAACGCCGCCTGGATGACGCGGGTCAAGGAGGTGGTCGACTGGTGCATCGACGCCGACCTAACCGTGGTGCTCAACACGCACTGGGACGGCGGCTGGCTAGAGAACAACATCGGCGCCGCGGTCAACCCGACCATCGACGCCAAGATGGCCAGCTACTGGACGCAGATCGCCACCACGTTTGCCGACTACGACGAGCGGCTGTTGTTCGCCGCGGCCAACGAGCCCAATGTCGACAACGCGGCGCAGATGACCACGCTGACCCACTACTACCAGACCTTCGTCGACGCGGTGCGGGGGCAGGGGGGGGCCAACGCCGACCGCTGGCTGGTCGTGCAGGGTCCGCGGACCGACATCAGCAAGACCGACCAGCTCATGAACACCCTCCCCACTGACCCGACCGAGGGCCGGCTGGCGATCGAGGTCCACTACTACGACCCGTGGCAGTTCGCCGGCCTTGATCAGGACGAGAACTGGGGCGACATGTTCTACTTCTGGGGCGAGGAACACCGCTCGACCACGCTGCCCGGCCGCAACGCCACCCACAGCCAGGAGGCCCACCTGGCGGCGCAGTTCCAGAAGATGAACGCCAAGTTCGTCAGCCAGGGCGTGCCGGTGATCCTCGGCGAGTTCAGCGCCATGAACCGTACCGGCAACCCCGACCTCGTGGGCGAGGAGCTCGAGCTGCACCTCGCCGCGCGCGAGGCGTACCACAAGCTGATCGTCGACACGGCCAACAGCCTCGGCATCGCGCCGTTCTACTGGGACAACGGCCACACCGGGGCCAACGGCTCGGGGATCTTCAACCGCGTCGCCGCCACGGTCTTCGACCAGCGGACCGTCGCGGCCGTGACCGGCGGCCCCGGCCTGGCGGGCGACTTCAACGCCGATGGCCGGGTCAACGCGGCCGACTACACGCTGTGGCGGGACAACGCCGGCTCGGCCAACGACTACTTCGCCTGGTGGGGCAACTACGGCGCCGCGGCCGCGGCGCCCGGCGACGCGTCGGTCGTCCCCGAGGCGCACGCGCAGGCCGCGCTGGCGGTGCTCGCCAGCGTAGGCAGCGTCTGGCGGATGCTCACCACGCGGTCCGCTGGGCGGTAG
- a CDS encoding RNA polymerase sigma factor, whose product MHDREREERLNDWLNRHEGLLVKVARSFTRTSHDQDDLIQEISFQLWKSIPGYQPRVAESTWVYRVAFYTAINWSRKERSREERVRELRDKPPPNERSGPPDQRLEWLYDQIARMEPIDRSLTLLVLDGRSYREMSETLGISESNVGVRINRLKKRLTNQLERGDDHEL is encoded by the coding sequence ATGCACGACCGGGAGCGGGAAGAGCGACTGAACGACTGGCTGAACCGCCACGAGGGCCTATTGGTCAAGGTCGCCCGCTCGTTTACACGGACGTCGCACGACCAGGACGACCTGATCCAGGAGATCAGCTTCCAGCTGTGGAAGTCGATCCCCGGCTACCAGCCGAGAGTTGCCGAGTCGACCTGGGTGTACCGGGTCGCGTTCTACACGGCGATTAACTGGTCGCGTAAGGAGCGGTCGCGTGAAGAACGCGTCCGCGAACTCCGCGACAAGCCGCCGCCGAACGAGCGATCGGGGCCGCCCGACCAGCGGCTGGAGTGGCTGTACGACCAGATCGCCCGGATGGAGCCCATCGACCGCTCGCTCACGCTGCTGGTGCTCGACGGGCGCAGCTACCGCGAAATGTCCGAGACGCTCGGCATTTCCGAGAGCAATGTCGGGGTCCGGATCAACCGCCTCAAGAAGCGGCTCACAAATCAACTGGAACGAGGGGACGATCATGAGCTTTGA
- a CDS encoding serine/threonine-protein kinase, whose product MSIRQKKLPIASLERIDDLCADFERAWQAGEPRPIEASLPADSTTADSPADEREVLLAELIVLEVDYRRRRGEAPTAEDYLPRFPEAAAAIDDALREVLPAGEQAARAHGGAFEPPSVARVAELFPALEIVRLIGAGGMGAVYQARQPGLDRLVALKILPEEFGHDVKFALRFTREARTLAKLTHPNIVSVYEFGHAGDTYYFLMEYVDGSTLREVVRSGGLSPEHALAIVPHLCDALQYAHDKGVVHRDIKPENILISADGVVKIADFGLSRILGADAPEETLTGTHQVMGTPRYMAPEQLEGARGVDHRADIYSLGVVFYEMLTGELPIGRFAAPSQKVQIDVRLDEVVLRTLEKEPQRRYQHASQIKTDVQTIVSTRRPDPVATVDYESPAAGSPSTASPSLAEQELAGRMLLTRRRLMERIEQSLRPLFRWQLVQVLIGIAFIAIGAQCWARNTNVPHRVFNGVLLHVYGVVVISQGLLVCTRIKRIDYSKPIADIRAKLDSVRSAYLRAGVLIGFIWWLMWIPVAVSLGFDDVLHPYSLYPSLAVGVVGFAVSVWWYLRMLKSDSPNAERNRRSLAGNSIASAYLAIEEIEQARIE is encoded by the coding sequence ATGAGCATCCGCCAGAAGAAACTCCCGATCGCCTCCCTCGAGCGGATCGATGACCTCTGCGCCGACTTCGAGCGGGCGTGGCAGGCAGGCGAGCCGCGGCCGATCGAGGCCTCCCTGCCGGCCGACTCTACGACCGCCGACTCCCCGGCCGACGAGCGCGAGGTGCTGCTGGCCGAGCTGATCGTGCTGGAGGTCGACTACCGCCGCCGCCGCGGCGAGGCGCCCACCGCCGAGGACTACCTCCCGCGGTTCCCCGAGGCGGCGGCCGCCATCGACGACGCCCTCCGCGAGGTCCTGCCCGCCGGAGAGCAAGCGGCGCGGGCCCACGGCGGTGCGTTCGAGCCCCCCTCGGTCGCGCGGGTGGCAGAGCTGTTCCCGGCGCTCGAGATCGTGCGGCTGATCGGCGCCGGCGGCATGGGCGCGGTGTACCAGGCCCGGCAGCCGGGGCTCGACCGGCTGGTGGCGTTGAAGATCCTGCCCGAGGAGTTCGGGCACGACGTCAAGTTCGCGCTGCGGTTCACCCGCGAGGCGCGGACGCTCGCCAAGCTCACCCACCCGAACATCGTGTCGGTGTACGAGTTCGGCCACGCCGGCGACACCTACTACTTCCTGATGGAGTACGTCGACGGCTCGACGCTCCGCGAGGTGGTCCGGTCCGGCGGGCTGTCGCCCGAGCACGCGCTGGCGATCGTGCCGCACCTGTGCGACGCGCTGCAGTACGCGCACGACAAGGGCGTGGTGCACCGCGACATCAAGCCGGAGAACATCCTGATCTCGGCCGACGGGGTCGTGAAGATCGCCGACTTCGGCCTGTCGCGGATCCTGGGCGCCGACGCGCCGGAGGAGACGCTCACCGGCACGCACCAGGTGATGGGCACGCCGCGGTACATGGCGCCCGAGCAGCTCGAGGGCGCCCGCGGCGTCGACCACCGGGCGGACATCTACTCGCTGGGCGTGGTGTTCTACGAGATGCTGACCGGCGAGCTGCCGATCGGCCGCTTCGCCGCGCCGTCCCAGAAGGTGCAGATCGACGTGCGACTCGACGAGGTCGTGCTCCGCACGCTGGAGAAGGAGCCGCAGCGCCGCTACCAGCACGCCAGCCAGATCAAAACCGACGTCCAGACCATCGTGTCGACCCGTCGCCCCGACCCCGTCGCGACCGTCGACTACGAGTCGCCCGCCGCCGGCTCGCCGAGCACCGCCTCCCCAAGTTTGGCCGAGCAGGAACTGGCCGGCCGCATGCTGCTGACGCGGCGGCGGCTGATGGAGCGGATCGAGCAGTCGCTGCGGCCGCTATTCCGCTGGCAGCTGGTGCAGGTGCTCATAGGCATCGCCTTCATCGCCATCGGCGCCCAGTGCTGGGCCCGCAACACGAATGTGCCGCACCGCGTGTTCAACGGCGTGCTGCTGCACGTGTACGGCGTGGTGGTGATCTCGCAGGGGCTCTTGGTCTGCACCCGCATCAAGCGGATCGACTACTCCAAGCCGATCGCCGACATCCGCGCCAAACTCGACAGCGTGCGCTCGGCGTACCTGCGGGCGGGCGTCTTGATCGGGTTCATCTGGTGGCTGATGTGGATCCCGGTGGCCGTGTCGCTCGGCTTCGACGACGTGCTGCACCCGTACTCGCTGTACCCGTCGCTGGCCGTGGGCGTGGTTGGCTTCGCGGTATCGGTCTGGTGGTACCTGCGCATGCTGAAGTCCGATTCCCCCAACGCCGAGCGGAACCGCCGCAGCCTGGCCGGCAACAGCATCGCGTCGGCCTACCTGGCAATCGAGGAGATCGAGCAGGCACGGATCGAGTAG
- a CDS encoding ECF-type sigma factor: MPRSSDVSHWIDLVKAGDSAAASRLWRHYFDRLVRAVRSRLRGQNAAVSDEEDIVLSVFDSFYRAAEAGRFPDLADRDDLWRLLLRMAARKVVDKHRHDQRQRRGGGVQVHSLDGPRDGPAGDDSLVIEAIGDEPSPEMVLMLQEAVEQLFSHLGVGQLQELAVAKLAGHTNAEIAAKLGCSERTVERRLHLIREKCQQELVENDEHPPEETPDRLPRADR; this comes from the coding sequence ATGCCCCGCTCGTCTGATGTCAGTCACTGGATCGACCTGGTGAAGGCGGGCGACTCGGCCGCGGCGTCGCGGCTCTGGCGGCACTACTTTGATCGGCTGGTGCGGGCGGTGCGCAGTCGGCTGCGGGGTCAGAACGCCGCGGTGTCGGACGAAGAGGACATCGTGCTGAGCGTCTTCGACAGCTTCTACCGGGCGGCCGAGGCAGGCCGCTTCCCCGACCTGGCCGACCGCGACGACCTGTGGCGGCTGCTGCTGCGGATGGCGGCCCGCAAGGTGGTCGACAAGCACCGGCACGACCAGCGGCAGCGGCGGGGCGGCGGCGTGCAGGTCCACTCGCTCGATGGGCCACGGGATGGGCCCGCCGGGGACGACTCGCTGGTCATCGAGGCGATCGGCGACGAGCCCTCGCCCGAGATGGTCCTGATGCTGCAGGAAGCGGTGGAGCAACTTTTTTCTCATCTGGGTGTCGGGCAGCTCCAGGAATTGGCGGTTGCCAAGTTAGCGGGGCACACCAACGCCGAAATCGCCGCAAAACTCGGCTGTTCCGAGCGGACGGTCGAACGCCGCCTGCACCTGATCCGAGAAAAATGCCAGCAAGAATTGGTCGAGAATGATGAGCATCCGCCAGAAGAAACTCCCGATCGCCTCCCTCGAGCGGATCGATGA